A genomic segment from Nasonia vitripennis strain AsymCx chromosome 3 unlocalized genomic scaffold, Nvit_psr_1.1 chr3_random0010, whole genome shotgun sequence encodes:
- the LOC116416874 gene encoding uncharacterized protein LOC116416874 isoform X2, which translates to MSEKKRKKYLYDENAPVTKYAITKAKKSIEEEKIDDLHKINCSSIPIEPELPAIRQLVETIKIDDNNPIVGDTQNAKSSDVYDYKLFDSDNIATDILYEDIYSSDEELSSLLKETIKSANTVRDLLDDSEFFNLMSLHVKRSPAELLLMALKYSISNSLSVSGISNLLKFINIICGKDVLPETRYKIDQLCNDDKNITLHAT; encoded by the exons ATGtcagagaaaaagagaaaaaagtatcTATATGATGAAAATGCACCAGTAACAAAATATGCTATCACTAAAGCTAAAAAATCCATTGAAGAG gaaaaaatagATGATCTACATAAAATTAACTGTAGTTCAATCCCTATTGAGCCAGAGTTGCCTGCAATTCGACAATTAGTTGAAACGATTAAAATTGACGACAATAATCCAATAGTAGGAGACACGCAAAATGCTAAATCATCTGATGTATATGACTACAAATTATTTGATTCT GATAATATTGCTACAGATATTTTATATGAAGATATATACAGCAGTGACGAGGAATTGTCATCGCTTTTAAAGGAAACAATAAAAAGTGCCAATACGGTAAGGGATTTACTAGATGAcagcgaattttttaatttaatgtcGTTACACGTTAAAAGAAGTCctgctgaattattattaatggcTCTAAAATATTCTATATCAAATTCGTTATCCGTTTCaggtatttcaaatttattgaaatttataaatataatatgtgGTAAAGATGTTTTACCGGAAACTCGATATAAAATAGATCAATTATGtaatgatgataaaaatattacattacACGCTACTTAA
- the LOC116416874 gene encoding uncharacterized protein LOC116416874 isoform X1: MNKLSTAGIPCTIKNQNRTIKVYALIACVDTVARAPMNGTSQFNSKYGCDWCLHKGYYYNGSMRYPFENPLSENRNHKMTIEHATQAVQTQKRVFGVKTASPLLNLQNFDIIDGFTPDYMHCYVAGVGKQFTEYIVIILTKTEEDILENIFQKLKVPNQLSRLSRSLKACGKWKAREYENWILYYSITLLSLVLKNHKKILKHWSLLVNALHICLQIDITFADLNYANEMLFKFVAEAEDIYSLTALTYNAHQLLHIVKSIYNWGPLYCHSSYAFEAANHKLLKSIHGAKGVISQIIRYESIERTIQILEKKIYSEYPGISMFFCENLISSLVQKAYKVSNITYINKVQVVSEYLINAHNIPKNSKVYHKIVYGGSLFMTSKKKNKRSCNYYAQLTNGKFVELLHFIINVEAHTEWTICRVIKTKTNKYANIIREVSEMSDEICIKTHDIHKTCVFIEAGDVTYIIPTPNQLFY, from the coding sequence ATGAACAAACTTTCAACAGCAGGTATTCCGtgtacaataaaaaatcaaaatcgtaCTATAAAAGTGTATGCATTAATCGCTTGTGTCGATACAGTGGCTCGGGCACCAATGAATGGTACTAGTCAATTTAATTCAAAGTATGGGTGCGACTGGTGTTTGCACAAAGGATATTATTATAATGGAAGTATGCGATATCCGTTTGAAAATCCATTATCAGAAAACAGAAATCATAAAATGACTATTGAACATGCAACTCAAGCTGTGCAAACTCAGAAACGTGTATTCGGTGTTAAAACTGCTTCGCCACTTTTAAATTTACAGAACTTTGATATTATTGATGGGTTTACACCAGACTACATGCACTGTTACGTAGCTGGTGTTGGTAAACAATTTACTGAGTACATCgtaataattttaacaaagACAGAGGAAGATATACTTGAGaatatctttcaaaaattaaagGTTCCTAATCAATTATCACGGTTATCAAGATCTTTAAAAGCCTGCGGAAAATGGAAAGCTCGAGAATACGAGAATTGGATATTATACTATAGCATTACTTTGCTAAGTTTGGTTTTAAAAAACCacaaaaaaatcttaaaacaCTGGTCATTATTAGTAAACGCCTTGCACATTTGTTTGCAAATCGATATTACCTTTGCAGATTTGAATTACGCTAATGAAATGCTTTTTAAATTTGTGGCTGAAGCAGAAGATATATATTCGTTAACTGCGTTAACATATAATGCACATCAACTGCTTCATATAGTTAAAAGCATATATAACTGGGGCCCTCTGTATTGTCATTCGAGCTATGCCTTTGAAGCTGctaatcataaattattaaaatcaattCATGGGGCTAAAGGAGTGATTTCTCAAATAATAAGATATGAAAGCATTGAACGAACCATACAAattctggaaaaaaaaatttattcagaATATCCTGGAATATCAATGTTTTTTTGTGAGAATCTCATATCATCGCTAGTTCAAAAAGCTTACAAAGTATCCAATATtacgtatataaataaagtaCAAGTAGTTtctgaatatttaataaatgcaCACAATATACCAAAAAATTCCAAAGTTTATCACAAGATCGTTTATGGAGGTTCCTTATTTATGACgtcaaagaagaaaaataaacgatctTGCAATTATTACGCGCAGCTAACAAATGGGAAATTCGTtgaattattacattttattattaacgtTGAAGCACACACTGAATGGACAATATGCCGtgttattaaaacaaaaactaataaatatGCGAATATAATAAGAGAAGTATCTGAAATGTCTGAtgaaatatgtataaaaacaCATGATATTCATAAAACGTGTGTATTCATTGAAGCAGGAGATGTAACTTACATAATTCCAACACCAAATCAGTTATTCTATTAG